One Salvia miltiorrhiza cultivar Shanhuang (shh) chromosome 6, IMPLAD_Smil_shh, whole genome shotgun sequence genomic window, AAATCTTGCACATTATTTtccttttctcttcttcttaaAATCATTCATAATAAAAATCATAACTCGGCAAGAAAGTCAACTACAAATTGCTAAGTCAAATAGATGGACTTGATGTTGTGACCTACTATTGACACGGTCATTAGTGATTTCAAGCTTGTGCAACGTAGATTATACTCTTTCGATGTCACGGCATGAATATTTATAAGTGAcacgaatttaaaaaatattaaataaaaatatattgtgaatgaaaaaggggttttcactttataaaagtTGAAGATGAAAAATAAAGAGTGTGAATATTTATAAGTGACATGAatcttaaaaaatattagataaaaatatattgtgaatGGAAAAGGgatttcactttataaaaaatagagaTGAAAAGTAAAAAGAGTGTGGTGGGATaatgtataaatataaaaatatacatatttttatgagacaattcaaaataaaaaattgactaaagttcgtgtattttacatGTCAAATATTGACGGCGTGGTTGTGTGACCTTCAAATATGGgttaaaaaagtgaaaaaagaagaataaaaaaaaaagaaacagtaTATGATCTCTACAGCTGGAAATGGTATAAAAATGGCTGCGTAATATCCTCCAATTTTTTGACAAAAACTGACGTAATTCGATGGCCGTCACATTTTCCAAATCCAACGGTTGGTGATTTCCCCAGAACTGCAAACCCCATCCTAAGTCGATGCCAGAATTaggagatatatatatacacctTCACCTTCACCTTCAACAATGGCTCCTAATCTAATCTAGATACTCTCATCAATATCAAAAAGGGCAAAAAGCATAGCTCAAAAAGATCCCAAGCTCttgcttttcttctttttatccTCAACTTTTAAAACCGCAGTTCCGGAAAAAGTTGCGAGCTGCTCTTCTTCCTCTGTCACAGTCGCTGTAAGAAGGGGATCTTGGTTCCAGTCTTCGATAGAATCACGAAATAGCAACACCCCACTTTCGGTTTTGCCTCGAATCAGCTCAATAGGTGAGTTTTTGGTTGCAAGTGTGTGTTTTTTGTTAAGGGGGAGATGGGCTTTTGGTGTTGATTGATCTGTTAGAGGGATCTGGGCTTTTGAGCTGAGAATTGAGACTGGTTTGTGATTTTTGGGGGAGTTGAGATCTGTTTGACTTCGTTTGTGGATTTATTGATTTTGTGCTGTATCCCGATTTTGTTGATTTTTGCTTCTTGCTGGAGTTTTGCAGTGACAAAATGCATACGAGGTACATGGAGAGAACAAATTCGATGAAAGCGGGAGGAAAGAGGAGTTTGGAAGATGGTGAGGGAAATGAAGATCAGCAGGAGCCTGACAAAAAGCGACCTGCTTTAGCTAGGTGCACACAGTTGATTTAAGTAATCGCTTTTGAGTAATCTAGTTCTAACTGTGAGGTTTCTTGCTGTATCTGGAAATAgattattgatttgttcgtgCTTAGTATCTTCATTTATTCTGGGTTGTTGCAACTGGGTCTCATTATGATGTTGAgaaacttcattttttttgCAAATTGTGTGAAAACTGATGTCGAAAGCAATTGGTCGGTTGAAATTTCGAGGGTGGCTACGTTATTATTATAGTGACTCACTATAAACTCAACTGGCCATCACAACTGATTCGTGTCAGTTGACTTATAAGTTCCGCTATGTTTCTTCGCAAATGCTATTACATTTATTTACTTGACTGGTGAGAGGGAAAGTGTGGATTCTTATTATCTGATAGAGCAGTGTGTTTTTCATGCAGCGTTATTGTCGAGGCTCTTAGGGTGGATAGCCTCCAGAAGCTATGCTCGTCTCTGGAACCAATTCTCCGAAGAGTGGTAATGATGAATGCATTGTGAATTTTTGTTCTGATATTTGACTGAATCTGTTAGGTATGAAGATTCTAATTGGAGTGTACATTATATCATTGAATTCTTCTATTGTTATGGCTATATGAATCCAAGTCCTTGTAGATCTTACCTAGACAAGAAAAGACCTCCATTTACTTGTTCTTCCATGTGTTCTTGTTCTTCCTTTTTTGGTTTGATGTAGGAGTGAATTCGTACCAATGTGAACAAAAAGTTATTTGTGGATTATGGATGGCCTCTAACCTATACTGAAATAGTTTGTATACTCCATAAAAGCATGCCCTTATGTATGGCCATGGTCTCATTCATAAAAGTATGGTCTTCTATGAAAACTCCAGCATCACTGGCATAGTGATTATGATAAGTTATTTTGCCTTATTcttaactttttcttttataGGTTAGTGAGGAAGTTGAACGAGCTTTGGCTAAGTTGGGTCCGGCCCGAATCAATGGAAGGTTAGAAATTAAATGTAGTGAACCTCATTTTATACTGATTTTGGTTTACTCTTTAAATGTCTGATGGTGTTGTATTCTTTTGAAATATTATTATGGTAGCATTTTTGGCAAAGTAAGTTTTGATATATTACCTCAGCTGTGCATTCGTTCTATGCACTAATTGAGTTCTGAGGAGCTCTACGGTGTGCTTTGATAAGAGAGTAGAATCATGAGAAAGAGAATTTTGTAGATAGATCAAATGAGCAGACATATATGTTCTTTACATTGAATATGGTTTACGCTTTTGATTTTTAATAGAATATGCTGTATTTTGCAGTACGGTAACATGTCTTGACTCTTTAATACTGTAAAGGATTTGATACTGCAATTTCCTATTCCATTTTCTCCAATTCGTTCAGTAATTTTCTTTCTCGTATTCTGTCGATGATACACATTCATGAGCCACCTGTGAAGCTTTTAAATTACTAACTCTTAATCGTTAATGGTTACCTTGTATATCTTTTAGGATTGGACCACCCTTGCAGTGTTGAGTGTGTTATCCTTTCTTAATCACTAATGCTGTTTTCTGATATTTACTGAATCTTTGACTCAATTTGTTGTTCACCGTTTCCAGAAAGTGAGACCTTATTCAAAACACTTGTTTCTGAGCACCTCTAGTCTGACATTTGTTAGACCTTTTGTGACACCAGACACGTCATTTGTCTTTTTTGTGTTGATTGGAGTAGTCACCTAAAAATTATTAGAGTATGTTGCTAAcaatttctctatttttttacaTTTCAAAACGTTGTGAATccatttttcttttgctttatCAGCATATTCGCACGCCATATATCTAGGCCCAGAACACGTATCATGAAAATGCAGTGTTGTAAAAATGATTGCAGTGGTCACCTTGAGGCTTGCCTCAAGGCGAGGCGGTGCGAAACCGCTCCAAATATTACGTCTCTGTAGTTAATTTAGTGAAATATGCATCTTCTGATTGGAGCGGTTGCCTTGAGGTGTTCTGAACTAAAAGTAACAGACACaaatcttttctttttaaaatcaAAAGCCCATGGATATTTATAGCTAGAACTAAAAGGcccattcaaataattatattttaaccCTAAACTAATGTATGAAAagtatgaataaataaaaacttgCATGGTGGAAAAAACGCTGACCTCACGCTACACAACAACACTCTCATCTCCACAACAGCACTCTCTCACGCCTCTCTCACCGACTCACGCCAACCTTTGACAATAATTGGTGTTTTTGAGATATATTTTTGATTGCTACATGGtgttatttgtttttttataatCATTAACGCCTCGTCGAGGCAAACTGTCTcaactcagccttaagcttttCACAACATTGAACATACAACATATGATTAATTTAGCTCACTTTGGTGCTCTTACCTTATAAGTAGGCTCTTGTTTATCTATCAGAAGTGTCTCCAGCTTCTATTTCAGCTGGTTTTTTTGTTTATTACTTCTGAGACTTCTAGTTTTCAGGTCATCACCTAAACAAATTCAAGGCCCAGATGGGAGAAATTTGCAGCTTCACTTCAAGTCTAGGCTTTCTCTTCCGCTTTTCACTGGGGGAAAAGTAGAAGGGGAGCAGGGTGCTTCAATTCATATTGTACTAATAGATGCTGACACAGGCCATGTTGTAACATCTGGACCAGAATCTTCTGTAAAGCTGGATATTTTTGTGCTGGAAGGTGATTTCAacaatgaagatgatgaaggcTGGAGTCGGGAAGAGTTTGAAAGCCATATTGTCAAAGAACGTGAAGGAAAGAGACCTCTTTTGACTGGGGAGTTGCAAGTCACTCTCAAGGAAGGTGTAGGAACGCTAGGTGATCTCACATTTACTGACAATTCCAGCTGGATAAGGAGCAGGAAGTTCAGACTTGGTCTGAAAGTTGCATCAGGATATGGTCAGGGCCTACGCATCCGGGAAGCAAAAACAGAAGCTTTTACTGTCAAagatcatcgcggggaatgtaTGTAGCTAATATATCAACTAAAAGCTATCAGTTGTTGACCTACAATGGCATGAGAAAGTATAGTGATAGCTTTGTGCATACATCTTGTTGAGTTCTTTTAAGTAGTACATACACGGAAGCTTGAGAAAGGATATATAATGTAGAGTTAAAGGAGCATACATACTATATAAGTGAGTTAGCATGGGAAGATTTATGCACATGTATTTGAATTTGATTATCTCCATTGTTTATCATCATAGTTCAGTAAAGAGATGGAAAGTCACATTTGATACATAAGTGATGCAGACCAATTAGTAAAACATAGCAATTAGGCCTTCGTAATTTAAGTGTTACGGATGTATCTTGCAGCCCTAAGCCCTTGGACACTCGTTTAACCTTGTATTAGACGTCTTCAAGTTGTGTTTGATCTTATCTATGCTCCTTCCGTTCTGAACATTTCTGCACCACAGTTTCTTACCATCTTGCTTATTTACTGTGACGTACTGGTTTCTGATAGTGTACAAGAAGCATTACCCACCTGCTTTGAATGATGAAGTATGGAGATTGGAGAAAATTGGGAAGGATGGATCATTCCACAAAAGGCTTACTAAAGCCAACATATATACTGTGGAAGACTTCCTGCGGCTTGTAGTCAGAGACTCACAGAAGTTACGGACAGTAAGTATTTGCAAACTATAGCTGTGGTTGATATGCTTCTCGATTGTCTGACTTTGATATCTGGTGTTGGCAGATTCTTGGTAGCGGTATGTCAAATAAAATGTGGGATGCCCTCATAGAGCATGCCAAGACTTGCGTCCTGGGTGGGAAGCTTTATGTATATTACCCCGATGATACAAGAAATGTAGGTGTTGTTTTCAACAATATCTATGAGCTGAGTGGCCTCATTGCCAATGAGCAATATTATCCAGCAGATTCACTTTCTGACAGCCAGAAGGTAGGTCAATTCTCTTCTAATTGGAGCCTGCACAACCTACTAGACATACTGTGTGTACATAAAATGGTTTATTTCGGGCTGTCATATGGGAAACTGCGATCACATTTTGATTTTAGTGATTAACTTCAGTACTGTTACAGATTTTTAACGTCTATTGTTGTGCATGTAGGTTTATGTTGATACTTGGTTGAAAAAAGCATATGACAACTGGAGTCAAGTTGTGGAGTATGATGGAAAATCTCTGTTAAATTTCATGGAAACTAAGAAGCCAAGCACATCAAAAAGTGATTTACCTCTGGGCCCAGTTGACTATTCTCTTTCTTTAGATAATCAACTTCCCCCACAGAGATTGCCGGCATCTGCTCCCTCTGTTCCCTCTGAATCTGCATCGATAGATCAGAGTGTGATGGTTGGAGGTGAGCATCACCTTATTGAAAGCGATTTGAGCTCATGTAGGCCTTTCTGTTTTATAATGAATCCCCTAGAAATAAAAGTCTTGCATTTCTGTACAACCTGGTCTgttctttctttaataataaaCCTGTTTAGAAAGGTTGCCTAGCTTCTGATCCCATGTGTTCGGCTCTTTTCCTTAATGAAATTGCACCAGTTCCCCCACTGCTTGGAATGAATGAAATTATGAATAAAACAGGGCATGTTGATTGCCAAATGCTTTGAGAAGACTCTTCAAAATTAAGCTGGCAACAACgcccctttgatgttgatgatggCATGATGCATTATCTGACAGATTAATAAACTTAATTACATTATTAATGTTATCTTTAGTTTGTAGTTTTCTGTTCTCATTTTGCTTTGTAGCTCTTTGAGTTGTATCTATATAATTGTTAATATTTTATGGCCCATGGGGTTACTTTTCCTGGCCCAAGCTTTTACCTTTTCCTTCAATTTTTGATGTGATGGCAAAGAAATCAGTAAGTAAAAGTGTATGCTAGATCAGAATGTATCTGCAAAGTCTCTCTTTCTCTGAGTTTTCTGTCAATGCTAGTCTCTGTAGTTGTAGGACTCTTTTGctggtaaattttaatttgttctATTACATTTTGTCAAGCCTAAATAGCGTGGAAAATATTTGTTTGTGAGGCAGTATTCAAGGTGACTAAATGCCCTATTTCTGCAAAACAACTTTCAGGTTATAATGACAATATAACCACGAGATATTCCCCGCAGACGCAGTTTGCAAGTTCCCGTACCCAGTTCGAACTGCCCTCTTATACCCCGCAGCTGCCGCAGGTCAATCATTCCCAAACCCAAAATGCCACATATGATAATAGGGTTAACCTTGCTCTTGGTCCTTTCGAGGACTGGTCGAGTTCTCGGAGTAAGGGTGTTGATGACTTCTTGTCAGAGGATGAAATCCGTATGAGAAGTCATGAAATGCTGGAAAATGACGATATGCAACACTTGCTTCGGCTGTTCAGCATGGGAGGAGCCTCTGTTAGTGCTCCTGAAGATGGGTTTAGCTTCCCTTCTTACATGCCGTCACCTTCTCCTGGCTTCAGCTATGGAGAGGATCGAGCCCGTTCTGGGAAGGCCGTTGCTGGCTGGCTGAAGATCAAGGCTGCAATGAGGTGGGGCATCTTTATCAGGAAGAAAGCAGCAGAGAGGAGGGCACGCATTGTGGAGCTGGAAGATGAATGACTTTTCTTCAGAAGATTGAGTTAACATTGTTAACTGGCCGACTTTTGACAACTGCTACTCTTCGTTAATGCCATTAGGATTCATGGAATTTCACGACTGTATCAGAGTATATAAATCCTCAGAACTTTGAAGACCTTTGTTGTCTTTCTGAAACCAATGATTTCATGTACAGTCAACTGTACAGTAAGTTTGCTTATAAACATTTTCAATTTGATTGTTGCTTACACACTCTGTGTATGTATGTTGAACATGTATAACGAATTGCTTTTCATTCGTTTAGAATCAACTTAGGGAAAGAACATTTCATGAAATTTATGTACTCTGAATTGATATATAGCTTGTTGTGCTATTTTGTACGGTTTCctttttttcatataataaCATCTTCTGAGCTTTTGCTATTCGTGTCTTTGGTTTATGTTGTTGTAGTCTCTGTCCTTTTGGCTCACATACTATGAAAGTTACGTATCTTCGATATTATCGTAGGTTAATCTGCCTGTTTCAGGTATGGTGAATCGGTGATATTACCTGTGATTTATTAGTTTGTCGTGTGCAGACATGCTTCCTATTGTATGTGCTCTCTAAAAGGATGGTCTGCAGAGTTCTTGCTCGACTATGGGGGGTATTCACATTTGTATCTTTGGTAGATTAACTCAGTTCATTTCTTTCCTGTTAGATTTATCCGTTGGTTGCAAGTTTATGACAGATAGCCGGTATATATGGTAATGGCTTTCTTCTGTAACTTGGATCTGAAAGGTGATCAGCTTCTTGACTTCCACAATTTGGTAAGCTTCCATTCTTATGCTATGAATTTGCATTTGAGACACTGAAGATCATAGCTCGTCGTACAAGTGACTGAGAAGGTACATGTATTGCGCAATGAAACCGTGTCCGAGGCTGCTTGCTTCTAGTTGAACAAATGTCCTGAACCATttttttgttcatgtttttcttcATTATCTGATAATTTAAGCATACATACTGTTCAGGAATACACACGATACAAGTTGGAAAAAGATTCAAAGAATTGTATATATCTATTCATTATATGCAGTAAAGTAGTAGTTTGCATCACTTCTGTGtctttcatcttcttcatgctGTGGTGTTGATGGTGCAATCTGCAGGGAAGCCTTGTGGGAAGCGCTTTGAGTCGGAGCAGTAGTTGTATATCATGTAATTCTTCTGCACCCACTTCAGTCTTTCCTGGTTTGTGGCGTCTAGTTCTTCGTTCAGCCACGCATTACTGTTGTTTGCAGGTGGATTATTGCTGCAAGAAGACGAGCCGGACGACCAAATACAGGCGTTGGCGTTGAAGTTCCTGTACGAGGCGGTGAATGGAGCGTGGCTCCAGTCCGTCTTGACAAGGCCGCCTCTCGTCGCCCAGTCATCCGCGTTCCAGAGGCTTGAGTAAATCCTCATCGCCTGGTTTTTCGGGTACGCAACTCCTACTGACTCCGAGTTCTTGAATTCTCTGATGGGAGTGCCGTCGACTGAAAATCTGAAACCGAAGCAATTTGTCAGTTGCGGATTCGATTGAAATCTTTTCTCTATGACGATATGTAGAATTCGGATAGGTGAAGACTTACATGATTCTCTGAGGGTTCCATAGGATCGAGTAGGTGTGGAAGTCTGCGGTCGGGTCGAACCAAAGGTGGAACTGCTGCTCCCGGCCGCCCTTCCCTTGGCTGAACACATTAGTATGTAGAATGTAAGGGTCACCACTAAGGTTCCCCAAGAACTCGAAATCTATCTCATCGTGGGTCGGCCCTTGCGAAGATAGCTGCaacgaaagaaagaaaaaaaaaacgtcgATGAGTTTGAGTGTCGCAACGGCTCGAGGAACGAGATGGGAGGGCGAGAACTTACATAGTATGCAGTGACAGTGCCGGCTGAGTTACCGGGGACGAGTTTGAGCTGCATATCGATCTTTCCGAAGAGGTACTCGTTCCTGGACTGGAATCCCGAGCCTGAAGCCTTGTCGAGGGAGAGGGTGAGGAGCTCGCCGTTGTTGAGGATCTTGGCGCGGCCGTCGCCCCACGTTATGTCGATGTCTTGGTACAAGTTAGCAGACGCCGCCGCGGCAAAGAAAGTGATCACCAAAATAGGTATGATTTTGGAAGCCATGTTGAGTGTAGATTGTGTGTTTTGATTTGATTGAGAAATGGTGAGACGATGGTTTCTAAGTTGGAAGTCTTAGTTAGGGGGTTTTATAGGTGTGTGGAATTGTATAGATTTTGGAAGCATGAGAGGAAGCTGCATTTGGGGAAAAGGTCAATTTATTTGCCAGGTTGGACACTGGGTTTGGGTCGTTTATTCACACGAGatctttctaatttttttgccattttggtgGTTTCACAAAACCATGcaatttctatttttgaaacattatttCATCAATATAGCTTTActttctatttatatttttcataaagtGGAACTCATTTTCCACTCGCAATCAGGGGCGGAGTAGGGGGTTAAAAATAGTATGAGTATTTTCGTAACTTAATAAATACATTACGTCCTGATAAAGTTGAGTTGTTACTTTTATATTCACTCTCTCTTTCGTTTTACTTTTCCTTAAattcgtgcccaaaaaaaaaacatctccttaaatatatttttatcttcatcGTTATCGAGTTGAACTTCAGAGTTGAATCGACGTTTTGATGAAGCACACATAATTAGTCATGCTTGAATATTAGAGATTCATTTTTTGAATTTGGATAAAGTTTTATCCgccttaattttttaaaattgctttgtatgaatttgaaaatcagtttaaaagtattttttttattatttaaatatttgtgtCACTATTACCGCTGTATACTTTTAATAGACGGAGGAAATATAATTTACCtgaattttttatgattttgataATTCTACTTTTCATGCAAATCATACGTCAAAAACAAACTCTTACAAAGAGGATAATGCAAACCGCGTTGTTAGAAGCAAACAGtaaatgaaaaagtgaaaatttgAGTAATAGTTAGGTGGGAAGCATTGAAATGTAAATAATCATAGCTGGAGACAGATGGCTGATCAAATGAATGGACATTAAATGTTACTACAAATTTTGAATAATGAAGAATTTCTCTTAAATTTTCACGCGGTTTGAAACTTTCTTCTTTGCACAAGCCGGTGTGGTAACTTGTGGCATGGGAAAAATCTTTTATTAATTCAATATTTCTTGATAGGTTGATTGatttagaaattttagatttattttttttggccGCCTTAAAATTGTGCATTTTGATaaagttaaaatatttaaagTTTAGCCGAATCGAGTGGGACAAGAAAGATGGAAGTGGACATGGTCTTTTCGTTAAGATTTACtgctcccttcgtcccacgaatcttgacacgtttggattcGACACgcgaattaaggagttgtagattagtgttttaagtgtgtagttaataaaatataaaagtgataaagtaggggagagagagagtaataaaagtgataaaatagaagagagaagataataattattatccaaaatggaaatgtgtcaagattcatgggacggcccaaaaaaaaaacgtgtcaagattcgggggacggagggaatactaaATTGTtttaattgaaactaatttaaactaataaaatgGTGGATTGATTGAAGAG contains:
- the LOC130987677 gene encoding calmodulin-binding protein 60 C-like isoform X1 → MHTRYMERTNSMKAGGKRSLEDGEGNEDQQEPDKKRPALASVIVEALRVDSLQKLCSSLEPILRRVVSEEVERALAKLGPARINGRSSPKQIQGPDGRNLQLHFKSRLSLPLFTGGKVEGEQGASIHIVLIDADTGHVVTSGPESSVKLDIFVLEGDFNNEDDEGWSREEFESHIVKEREGKRPLLTGELQVTLKEGVGTLGDLTFTDNSSWIRSRKFRLGLKVASGYGQGLRIREAKTEAFTVKDHRGELYKKHYPPALNDEVWRLEKIGKDGSFHKRLTKANIYTVEDFLRLVVRDSQKLRTILGSGMSNKMWDALIEHAKTCVLGGKLYVYYPDDTRNVGVVFNNIYELSGLIANEQYYPADSLSDSQKVYVDTWLKKAYDNWSQVVEYDGKSLLNFMETKKPSTSKSDLPLGPVDYSLSLDNQLPPQRLPASAPSVPSESASIDQSVMVGGEHHLIESDLSSCYNDNITTRYSPQTQFASSRTQFELPSYTPQLPQVNHSQTQNATYDNRVNLALGPFEDWSSSRSKGVDDFLSEDEIRMRSHEMLENDDMQHLLRLFSMGGASVSAPEDGFSFPSYMPSPSPGFSYGEDRARSGKAVAGWLKIKAAMRWGIFIRKKAAERRARIVELEDE
- the LOC130987677 gene encoding calmodulin-binding protein 60 B-like isoform X2, whose translation is MHTRYMERTNSMKAGGKRSLEDGEGNEDQQEPDKKRPALASVIVEALRVDSLQKLCSSLEPILRRVVSEEVERALAKLGPARINGRSSPKQIQGPDGRNLQLHFKSRLSLPLFTGGKVEGEQGASIHIVLIDADTGHVVTSGPESSVKLDIFVLEGDFNNEDDEGWSREEFESHIVKEREGKRPLLTGELQVTLKEGVGTLGDLTFTDNSSWIRSRKFRLGLKVASGYGQGLRIREAKTEAFTVKDHRGELYKKHYPPALNDEVWRLEKIGKDGSFHKRLTKANIYTVEDFLRLVVRDSQKLRTILGSGMSNKMWDALIEHAKTCVLGGKLYVYYPDDTRNVGVVFNNIYELSGLIANEQYYPADSLSDSQKVYVDTWLKKAYDNWSQVVEYDGKSLLNFMETKKPSTSKSDLPLGPVDYSLSLDNQLPPQRLPASAPSVPSESASIDQSVMVGGYNDNITTRYSPQTQFASSRTQFELPSYTPQLPQVNHSQTQNATYDNRVNLALGPFEDWSSSRSKGVDDFLSEDEIRMRSHEMLENDDMQHLLRLFSMGGASVSAPEDGFSFPSYMPSPSPGFSYGEDRARSGKAVAGWLKIKAAMRWGIFIRKKAAERRARIVELEDE
- the LOC130987678 gene encoding probable xyloglucan endotransglucosylase/hydrolase protein 23, with protein sequence MASKIIPILVITFFAAAASANLYQDIDITWGDGRAKILNNGELLTLSLDKASGSGFQSRNEYLFGKIDMQLKLVPGNSAGTVTAYYLSSQGPTHDEIDFEFLGNLSGDPYILHTNVFSQGKGGREQQFHLWFDPTADFHTYSILWNPQRIIFSVDGTPIREFKNSESVGVAYPKNQAMRIYSSLWNADDWATRGGLVKTDWSHAPFTASYRNFNANACIWSSGSSSCSNNPPANNSNAWLNEELDATNQERLKWVQKNYMIYNYCSDSKRFPQGFPADCTINTTA